cacatacacacacacaaagtgtgaATCCCCCTCTCTATGGCCTTGGGAGAGACtggcagagagtgtgtgtgtgagtaaagcTCTGCTTAGGACTCACCTCTGGGCAAAGCCAAGCCTGCGGCACACTGTGGAGTGGTGCAGGTTTCTGGGTTGCCCATGTTTACTACAGCACCCATAACTTGGCATCAGAGGAGGAAGTGAGTGAGTGTGGGGAAGGACTCTTCGAGGGAAACTAAAGTGTGTCTCTAAACAGGGACAGCAAGCCCCGGGCAGCTCCAGTTCGGCTTGTTTTTCTGACTTCTCTTTTACCTTTCATTCTCGTCTGACCTACCCCTCTGACCAATACCCAGGGAAACCCCAAATAAATCTCTGCAATAATGATTGGGTTTGAATGACCCATTAAACTCATATTTTGTGCATGATCACATTGGTCATTTCACATTCTCACATGACCTCCGTCCTGAGTCACGGATAGATAGACATGAGCCAGATGTGCTGCggtaggatggagggagaagtccATCGGGAACTGAACACAGGGGGAGTGACATAGGCCATTCTAGAGAGTCAGCTCAGCCTCAACGGTAAGGATGGGAATGTTGCTGAGGTCAGAGGGTCCACCACTTCCCTGCATATCAAAGTTGGAGGAAACCTGAgtcccagatacagatacagagtgACTGGGCTGAATGAGACAGCAGGTTCAGTTTAggatacagacagatacagagtgACTGGGCTGAATGAGACAGCAGGTTCAGTTTAggatacagacagatacagagtgACTGGGCTGAATGAGACAGCAGGTTCAGTTTAggatacagacagatacagagtgAGAGTGACTGAGAAGCAGAAGCAGGTCCAGAAGAGGTGGAGAGCAGCTGCTGCCGGTCTGCTGAGGTTGATGGGTGGAATGCCTGCGCGGTAGCAACCTTTGAGGAGAAGAAAGGCTGTGTCCTCCGTCCCTCACCCAAACAGAGCTGTGTGCAGTCAAACTGGGGGAACAGGCTCAGAACTACCGTGGGTAAATACTGCAGGGACGGTGGGGGTGGGAGGAATGTCTATCAAGATTCCCATTCCCAGTCTCTTAAGTCATACATCCAGAGTGCTGCTTCAGTCTGACCTGCACAACCCAGCTCAACCTCTACGACTATGTGGAgacataaaaaatgtatttttattttcttaattacatttttaatgtattttttcaaatgtatttaaccgttgtttaactaggcgagtccattaacaacaaattcttatttacattggcggcctacaccagccaaactcGGACAACACTGGGCCTATTATGCGccaccctgtgggactcccaatcacagcccgtgatacagcctggatttgaacccggGTGTtggtagtgacgcctcaagcattgagaagcagtgccttagaccactgcgctacTCGGGAGCCCAACACAGACCAATGCCTGCCCGATCCAATGACCAACTGCCAACTGACTCTTTTCATCTGTAGAACCTGCCGGAAACTAAACATATAACAGTATCTCAACATACAGCACATGCCATCTCTGATATGAATATAGGATTTGTCTTTCATATGTAATTTGAGCATGGCAAGAGATAATGCTGAGAAATGCAAGCTTAAGTTTATTTAGCTAGGTTTATTTGGCAACTCTCCCATTCTAGTTTATTTTCACATACTACAGCATGTGAATCCAGAGGCCATCGTCCAGTGCAGACAGGAGTCTGTGTGACCTAGCTGTCTTTCAGCTGATTTGTCCCTGGAACAGTAAgtgtagcagtaacagtagcagtagctaaTCCCTCTCTAGCCCTGCTGGATTCCCCACACTGTCTGTCAGAGGgctgggggtggaggggggtagCCAGCACTGCTTTACCAGGGACAGATACATAGAATCCACAGAACGGAATGCAGACGTCCCTGTGATTCTATGTCTAATGCATAAATCCTCCCCTTAAGGAGGAACGGCCAGTCTCACCTCAGATCACCTGGTGACGAGAGGAGAAGTGACCAAACCACTGGACGTCCTGAACATGACACTTCAGACAGTAGCATAGTAGAAGTATTAAGAGAATGAGCATGGAAAAGGGTCCCTTATTTATATAATAAACCACTGTTGCGTTTGACTGGTTTGTGTCAATTCTCATTTAGCAGAGATTACAATTTTTTAAAATCCTGCTTCAAAATATCTGTTTATGTTTCCATGTCAGAATCTGTTCAAGtagataaataaaataataactatatgccatttagctgacgcttttatccaaagcgacttacagtcatgtgtgcatacattctacgtatgggtggtcctgggaatcgaacccactaccctggcgttacaagcgccaggctctaccaactgagccacagataCTAATCCAAATCTTCAACTGAACAACTAAAATCCAGGATGGAAATGTACCTACTGTAATATATAGCAATAGCTATGTAATAGCTGTGAGGCCAACAATGGAAAACCCGCTGAGACCCAGTAGATTTCCCTGAAACTCACCAAGCATTATTTATGAATTTTCTCAAAATATCCTACAACAGCTTTAACAACATTGCTCTTGTGAAGACTTCAAGAAAGGCAATCTTGAATCATCAGGCAGAAAATGACTGCATTTGGAAGTGAACTGCTTCACGGCAAGGTTCTGGCATGTCTGCTCAGTCTAAGCATCAGCCTTGCTCTGGTGCTGAAGTCCCAGCCACTCATATACGGAAAAGTGTTAATATTGCTGTCGCTGACCGCGGCCATTTTAACATGCTAGAGAGAAAATTCCACATGTCCATAGAGTACACTGTCCACACACACTTCTGGTTTCCCAAAAGCTGACACGGGCTCAAGTTGCACTCTGTAGCCCCTGCCAGACAAACCCAAACAACTGCACTAAAGCCTGGTTAAATGCAGCTTACAATACCAGACACAGGGCCGTTTGTACGCTAGTTTGATTCTCCAGACCAAATGTTCAGATTACACAAAATGAACAGTCCTGTGTTGCACTGTAATTACAACTGGAGTATGTAAGGAGGGCCATTTTGATGGTTTTGTGATCAAAGGGTGAGCAAGTTCATTCACAGTGCAGAGGAAGAGAGTTTCTTATGACAAAAACACATTAGGTCATTTATGAATATGCTGTAGTTCTGTAATATGCTGTAgttctgtaatatactgtagttctgtaatatactgtagttctgtaatatactgtagttctGTGATATGCTGTAGTTCTGTAATATGCTGTAgttctgtaatatactgtagttctgtaatatactgtagttctGTAATATGCTGTAGTTCTGAAATATACTTTAGTTTTGTAATATGCTGTAGTTCTGTAATATACTTTAGTTCTGTAATATGCTGTAGTTCTGTGATGAAGGGCTGGTGAGGGGGAAAGTGTAGGAACTTCACATTTCACAAGAAGTTCCAAAACAAAATCTGTACGACAACCTTATGACAGTAAACTGGCATTACAGTCATTAGGTGTTCAAGAAAAATCTAAACATTGGGAAAATATGTGTAAATGTATAGGACATGTGTGGGCCTAAGTGAATGTGAATGTTGCTCAACCTCCCTTGACCACAGAGCCTCACAGCCGACACTTTAAGGACGGCCCCTGCATGCATTTCCATAAATGTAGCTCTCACAGTGACTGAATCAGTTCCCTCGTTTACTACTGCAGCTTATTTTTGGGGTCCTATTCGCATTCTAAAGCAAATCTTAGTCTGCCTTAATATGGGGTTTGAGGGGAAATCAAATCACACTAAAATAACCCTGGGCTCCACAAAGATCAACATAGAAATGGACATCCACTCATCACAACTAAGGAAAAAATGGAGCACTACAGTGCTCTCTCAAAACAGAGGCAATACTTTTTTTTACCAGTATTGTTTTAAAAGCACACTTGCTAGTTTACATTTTAATGGTCTACTGTGATGGATCACAGGATAGCAGCAGTTATCAGCCTCCTTAAATAcacttgagtgtacaaaacaaagaggaacaccttcctaatattgagttgcacccctgttccccccagaacagcctcaattcttcggggcatggactacaaggtgtcaagcgttccacagggatgcccggcccatgttgactccaatgcttcccacagttgtgtcaagatggctggatgtcctttgggtggtggaccattcttgatacacacgggaaattgtcgagcgtgaaaaacccagcagcattgtgGATCTTgtcacactcaaaccggtgcgcatggcacctactaccataccccattcaaaggcacaaTCAAACAGGGAAATTATTCCAATTGTTTTTCAatcattcatttttcccataggggattttagaaatacttcaaataagggctgtgtttcgtgtaggcttaccctggcatgacgtTTTGACAGCTATGTAAATCTCTCTTGGACAAGGTGACTCTTATCAATATATTCGCCTGTAATTACCCCCAACAAATTAAATGCTAATTGTCTGCTAATGTGgctcataaagaactacaaaagCCATGATTATATGGACTTGACTGCCAAAtcaaggcaaaggtaagaatctctgaatgaactatctaatgttagctaaatgtattAATTAATAAAATCGCTTTCTTTAAAtgtacctgttagcaaaggtgccAGGTAGAGCTGAcatgcagggatttgtagtcttgcatgatgtctactttgatgccaATTAGCATTTccgaatctgagagtaaatagagccaaatatattgataaaagtcccTTTGTCCGAGAGATTTAcgtggttatcaaaacgtcacgccagggtaagcctccACGAAAAACaacccttattttaagtgtttttaaaattccctatgggaaaaatgaatgatggaaaaacgattggaaccatttccctgttggaccgctaggttttatgggtattatgaaaCTTCCACTGTGGGGCTgtattgtctcaaggcttaaaacatattatttaacctgtctcctccccttcatctacactgattgaagtgtatttaacagctgacatcaataagggctcatagctttaacctggtcagtctatgtcacggaaagagcaggtgtttctaATTTTTTGTACACTGTGTTTATTGTGTCTGACAACTGCTGCTAGCCTGTGATCCATCACAGTAGATAATTCAAATGTAAACTGGAAAGGGTGCTTTTAAAACACAATACTGGTCAAATTGTTATCACTGTGAGAGTGTGTTGACTTAATGGTTGCTGGTCGCAGCTTTATACTGGGCAGTGTGAGAAGGAACAGTAAACTCTAGCAGATAAAACTCAACTTTCATTTTATGTGATGTTGGAGCTCCAGTCCGCCCACACTAGTCGTAAATCATGGAGTTGAGTTTAGTTGGCTAAGTAAACTCCGGTGTAGGCTCCAGAATGTAAACGGTATAGGCCCAGGAGCCGTGGTTTACCACATTTTATCTGACACTGTTCAGAATGTCTAAACTCATGCCAGCCAGACAATGTGGACAAGAGATTAGAGAAGGGGGAAATCTGAAATATGCCAACGAGCCATGTCTGAGCAATGCAATGGTCATTTGGATTCTGATGATTAAGGCCTATTGGTCTATGTGTATTTTCTTCCATACAAGGACTGATATTGTTCATGGATTAGAATTTTTTAAACAGCATAATTAGGTCAGGGTAAACAACATAACCTTTATTTCTgtaaagaaaagaaaaacatGATTGTTTATCATCGCATCACCACTCACCCACTCTGAATCCAGGCCCTGTGAGAGTATCCGCTGACTGTCCGTTCTCGCCTATCAGTGTGGTATTGTTGCCCTGCTCACAAGTGTCCTGGCATTGGCCTTTCAAACAAATCCTCTTGCAGATGAGAGGGGCGATGATCACTTTGAAGCGCTCCCGGGTGGATGCGCGCTCTGCGCACCAGGCCAGCCTCTGGACACCCAGCCAGATGACGAGCAGATGGGAAATGATCAGAGAAGGCATCCTGGCATCCTTCACCACCGTGCGCAAagacaagggggcattcacggtGGCAAAAGGTAATGCTGTTAAAGGCTGTTCAGAACAAAACACTAAGGGACTCGTTATTCCTTTCACTCGAACCCTGAAAACAACCAACTAACTTCCGGAGTTATTCCAAAATGTTGATTATAAAGGTGCCTCATACAACGAAAAAAGTGCTGAGAAAACGTCAGTGGTGTACTGCTTCCTTCCCTTGAAAACAGTAAATTTCAGTCTCCCCGCATATAAAAATAATTCATTCCGAACAGTAAAATGTATGGCATTTTTATTTTAACTAAAATACAGGACCCAAAAGTTATCGAGAGAACTTTCTCATTTCCCTACCCGctttctcgctctcctttctccctGCTGTTGCTTGGATGGTTACTGTGTGCGTATCTGGGTTTGggaaagaagggaggagagagggagagggagccaAGCCAATCCTCTCCAGAAAGAGCTGGCAGCAGGCCAGGCAGCGCAGGAGCTAAGCTGAAAGTGGTTTCGTTGTTGGTTATTTCTTGGTTATAACACCCCCTAACCAAGGAACGATAATGGCACAGCTGTGCGTGTCGCTCTGGAAAACACCTCCAAATCAAGTGTGAATGCCAACTGTGCGAAACAGCTCTCCAGTCAGAGGAATGTAGAGCATCATATGGTTTACAGTTACAGTTGTGGGAGGAAAAGAGGTGCCCGTTGACAAAactcaatttacaaaaaaaacattCATCATTAGTTCTCATAATTTAAACTCAATCTCAAATCTAAACTATTAAATACATGACCAATATTGGTATAGATGTGCCACCATACAACGACTGGGTGAGAAAGTAACAGCTCCAAGTCCAGCTATCCAATCAAAGTATATCGCTTGTTACTGTATTTAGTAGTGAAATATAAAGGCAGTATGACATAACAACAGAGCATTACCACATTCTTCCCTTCACTTACagaccacacacccacaccattaGCTGACCTTCACAATCAGTCAAAGGTGGACAGTTGGGGTCAGGAATGTCATCCGGTGAGTTCATGTGATGGGccagaaagagaaagtgagagttggggagagggttgaGTCACTTCCTCTACAAAAAGTATGAATATTTACTTTCAGTCGCTAAGGAAATGACTGCATGGGCCTGGAGAGTTCACAGGCTGCACTTACATTTCTCTCCCTGTGCTTCTCTCCCTCACAGCGACATCCACTGCCAAGACAGACACTTGCACATAACACACTCACATGCAAACTCACAATCGAATAAAACAACCACTCACAGAAGCGTACAAAAATAGAAGCCAGTCGAGCTGTAGCACACCTACTCAAGCACATTCActcacaccacaaacacacaaactaGACAAAGACAGCTGTTGTCCACTGCCTCCCTCCCAAACTAAACTAATACCCATCTCAGAGCCCAGTCCTGCTTTTTACATTAGAATGGGAGAGGTACTTACAGACTAGACTGATGAGAAATGGAGTCAGGGATACAATAACACAATCAGGATGCTGCCACCTGCACGTAGAGTGGACAGAAGACTATCAAAGGTTTGATTTCTGACTGCCACTCATGACAAGACTGAGTCACAGCTATAGAAAGGAGGGGGGGGTAAAGTCATTGCATAATGTCTTTAGTCCCATGGAGGACAAAGGAATTCCAGGTATTATAGATTACCCCCTTTGTAAACTCACTGGTTATTTATTACTTACAGACCAAGTAGTAAGGCAACTGTGACTGTCATTACAACAACCCATATCCACCGCGTGAGATAGCAGTGAATGGCAGAACACCACCAGACTGTGTCAGTGGTACCAGCGGGACAGACTGTAAGACCACAGGGCAGTGGCAAGGGGGAGGCTGTGGGCTTACAGACATCACTGAGGTCAGCACTGGCATTTCAGTTGGACTGCGTAAACAAGGAGGGACTGCTGAGCCTAAGTCTGAGGAGGGATGGAAGTGTTTGGCTGTGATTTTCTATTTATCTAACCTTTATACGCTACTGGTTTTCCATGGGCCTGATTATGTTAAATATGGTGCTTCTCCAGGCATATCCTGTGACCCAGTTTACTAGCACGTCATCAACGTTTATGACGAGGGCCCTGTGGAAAAAGCATGGAGTGTGTggctgtttttttgtgtgtgcatgAGACCATCAATATAATCAAGCCATAGGGAagaggagctgtgtgtgtgtgtcactgtaaGTAGTCTGTGGGTGAGGGTGTGTCGGCCCGGTCATATCCGTCAGGGAGGGGGGCAGGGTCACCACTTTGGTTGCATGTGTGGAAAACGAGAGTGGATCAGAAATACAGGGCCGCCGGCACCACCACAACACCCGTCTGACCACAACAGAGAGACCACGGGACGCTGAGTTCAACTCTGCCTCTGTTAACCAGGAACATATTACATTTAATGTGCCCGAGTTCCACTGTTGACTTGAAGTTGTTCCACCACTAATCCTCATAAACATTGTGGAAAACAAGAGTATATTACAAGCTCAAGCCCTCACAGCAAGATCAATACACATTCTCTTATTGATTACATACAATGACTAAAAAGGTGACAATATCAACAAAGGCCCTTTAATAGGCAACATTAAGACAAAAGTAACGTTACGCATCAGATGGgtcaaaatacatttcaaacACAGGAGGACAAGTACTAAAATCATGTTCTTTAACATTTCATACCAAATTCTTAGCAGGAAGAAAAATATAACAATTTGTTCAATATCGACGTGCAAAAATAACCACTGAATGCGGTACATGACCCTGTTACCTTGGGTCCAGAGAACCCACTACGCATGCTGGATGTAACTCCAGCGTTGCATTTTAAAGAATATTTTCAATATTGTCAACGGTAATGTACATTTTCCATAATGGCAGATGGACCAAGTCTGGTTCACAAGGATCATACACTGGGAAAGAGATTGACAGCTTTAAAAGGTTGAAACTAGAAGTGTGCTCTGATCAGACAGACACCCCTTCAGATAAAGATGGTTCCCCTTTTCTATCTGAATGGGCCAATCAATACCAGAAAGAATTGGGAACAACTGCAAGTGATTACATATTTACATTACATAGTGGCATTAATAGTTAAAGGAGCATTCAGCAATATGACATGACTATAAGCAGCAACTTCTGACCATGAGAGTAGGACACAACCATTACGTTGCATGAAAGAGGAGGGATTTCCCAGGTGGTACATATATGCAGTTGTTTATTAGTATGTGTGGGGTAGGTGCTAGTAAGGCTTTCCACTCTCTCTGAAGTTGCAGTTGTTTATGGTAAAGTCACAATGATGAACCTCAGTTTAACGTCACCATGACACTAATAGTAGTTAACTGGGACAtgtttttttaacattttatttaaccaggcaagtcagttaagaacaaatgcttatttacaatgaaggcctaccggggaacagcaggcagaacgacagattttctttttaccttgtcagctcagggatttgatccagcaacctttcggtgacccaacgctctaaccactaggctccctgccggtTGCATATAACTCCATTCCGTCTCAAAATACATACGACGGGCACCTTAAAGGACTTGTATTTCCAGCAGCTGTTATACACAAAAGCcgtgttcgaatacccatactaacatactgtacactacaTACTATaagttcattttagtatactgtaaacgaacGGTATCCTTTCAGTTTGAGCATACTAGCGCTTCTTCTCCTGTCTACCGGAGGTTGCTGCTGGCTAGCATAAATTGCTAACTTGACATCTTAAGACTTCATTaacaatgtccattgagaacgcacaacGACTACCACTTAGCTATGCTAACAATGacgtgaataatcaagtcaataaacgttgggtagttagatAACATGTtgttaatatactggcaagttcgCTGTATTATTAGCCAAATAACATAAGGTAGTGGAACATTCAAGCAACTGCTGCAATGCTATGCGGTTTGTAAGGCTAGCTTAGTTAACAAATTATCAGCCAATATaacgtaacttatttgaaaagtcattactttattacattggacaatattttcttaacatttgtcataataagttaaagcaatgaatttgtatccgcTGTCGTTGTACTTGGCTGCATATTTTCCACAATTTTTTCAAATctggggcggcaggaagcctagtggatAGTGTTGAACTAGTAACGGTTGCGAaatgttgcaagatcgaatccccgagctgacaaggtaaaaatctgtccttctgcccctgaacaaggcagttaacccactgttcctcggccgtcattgtaattaacaatttgttcttaactgaattgcatagttaaataaaggtgaaaatgtTGTGAAGCCACACCAATTTCCTGAaaaattgcattatgggccctataTGCATGGAAATAGTGTCCACAGCTTGTATACTTCATATTTTGGCAAATGTAGTACGACATTTGGGAACTTTAGGCATACGAATTATATCCATACCTATAACAATAAGCATAATACATACTCAATTTATGTCACAAAtagtatgagtattcgaacacagtTTAGGAAGGTTGTTGGGAGTTGTATAGGAAGGTAATTAGCAACGAGAGAAAGGGGGACATGATACATAGGTACATTTCATATTGTATAAAATACTTTCACATTTCTAAGATTATAAAGCACTAAATGATAGATGTGGCAGAGGGTCAGACAGGCAAATTAAGTGTCTCTGAAAACAATAGGCTACCCTGGTCACTGGACAACACTAAGGATGTAGGTAGATAGCCTGTTTCTCAGGAAAGGAATGGAGGCTTTCTCACACAGTACAGTAATGGAATAGGAAGACTCTTTCAAGGTCGCGTTCTAATGCTGTAGGCAGTAGACAGAAGGATGAGCCCATCCTACACACAGTCCACATCATCCCCTTCGGCTCCCCACTCATCAAACCTCATCTGAGGGGAGGGGGCAGCAGGGTGGAGGCTGTTGATGTTGTCCAGGGATTCTGGGTCGTCTCCCACGCCTGCCTCCATATTGCCAGACTCCTCACGGTGAGTGCGGACATGCTTGCGCAGCGCCGCAGGCTCCTTGAAGGTGCGGTTGCAGAAGGGGCAGCTGCAGGGTTTCTCTCCGGTGTGGATGCGCTGGTGGTGCTTCAGATGCTGCAGTCGGCTCAGACGCTTGCCACAGATGGCACACACGTAGGGCTTGTCACCAGTGTGGGTGCGCTGGTGCTTGCGCAGGCCGTCTAGGTGGCGGAAGATTTTAGGGCAATCAGAGCAGGAGTAGGGCTTCTCGCCGGTGTGAATGCGAAGGTGGGTTTTCAGGGCCCCCGACTCCCGGAAGCGTCGGCCACACACCCCACATGGGTagggcttctctccagtgtggaTGCGGATGTGCTTCTTCAGGCTGGAGATCAGGCGGAAGGTCTTCCCACACTCCAGACAATGGTGGGGGCGATCTGCGTCTGGGTCTCCTGGAGAGGTGGATGGTCCTGCTGTCCCTCCTGCCCTACCTGGGGACAGGCTGTCACTTCCTACTGCTCCAGGGGATCTCAACGCCACTTTCTGTCCTGCCAGTCCCCCCTGAGCCGGACCAAAGGTAGCAGCAGGTGGCCGCATGGGTTTTGGTTGGCGGAGAGAGTAGCTGCTGGAGCGTGTTGACCCCTCCTGCTCCACCACATGGATGTATCCCAGATCATCCACATTCGAGGCAGTCTGctcaccaccaccagcaccccCGGCGCTCCTCAGCCCTGCCCCTCTACTGCAGGTCTGCCCTGGACCTGAACTTGGACCAGGCCCTTGCTCTTCTTTGATCTCAAACCTTGGTCCTACTGCTTGGGTCCCCTGCTGCTGCCGCCTCTCATCTGTTTAGTACAAAATAACAGAAAGGGATGTCAGAAGCACATAGACATTGGATGTTTCCATTCATTCCAAATGAGCTACAACAAATTGGTAATGATATTCTCCCTCTTTATATCAACATATAAATATTTGATTGCCTTATGACAAATAGGAATAATTTACCTGGCCGGCTGGGGTCAGAGCAGATgttaggtgtgttggccgcaTAGGAGTCCATAGAATGGTTGGTCACAGAGCCATCTGATTGGATTGAGAGCTGACACATTTTATAGTCATCCCTGGAGTTATAACCATGCAGAGACTCACTGAGAGAGCCACCCATCTCTAGGTCGACCCCGGAAACACACCGGCCGTCCGCACCGTTCACATTACGATTGCTCTGGCGGTCCCTGTCCATAGCTGTGGTCATAGAGCCAATAGATGTGAGAGACGGGGCGAAAACCGACTGACCCATGGTCTGTGCACCGGGGAAAGGAATTTGCAACTGGTCGATTAACTTTTGGGCGCTGCTAAGGCATTCCTGTAACGTCCTCAATTCCACTTTGAGTCTTTCGTTCTCCTGCTCCTTGTTAACCAGCTCTTGTTGGGTCTCGTTGAGTACAAGTACTACCTCGCCCAAGAGGGTATCTACAGCAGCGGTTAACGTGGTTTGAATGGTAGGGGCTAGACGTGTCTTCAGTGAGGATACAGTCATGTTGCCCTGGCATGCTTGGTGCCCATACTCAGCCTTCCCTACTTTACGATCATAACAAGGAgtagtcccagatctgtttggggTGTTAATTATACTTTGTTTACGATTAGGACCACTGGCTGTGCTATTGATACTCAACGGAGAATCCACGCCGCTATTACA
The Oncorhynchus keta strain PuntledgeMale-10-30-2019 chromosome 11, Oket_V2, whole genome shotgun sequence genome window above contains:
- the LOC118390397 gene encoding zinc finger protein 697-like; protein product: MASRRGNCNSGVDSPLSINSTASGPNRKQSIINTPNRSGTTPCYDRKVGKAEYGHQACQGNMTVSSLKTRLAPTIQTTLTAAVDTLLGEVVLVLNETQQELVNKEQENERLKVELRTLQECLSSAQKLIDQLQIPFPGAQTMGQSVFAPSLTSIGSMTTAMDRDRQSNRNVNGADGRCVSGVDLEMGGSLSESLHGYNSRDDYKMCQLSIQSDGSVTNHSMDSYAANTPNICSDPSRPDERRQQQGTQAVGPRFEIKEEQGPGPSSGPGQTCSRGAGLRSAGGAGGGEQTASNVDDLGYIHVVEQEGSTRSSSYSLRQPKPMRPPAATFGPAQGGLAGQKVALRSPGAVGSDSLSPGRAGGTAGPSTSPGDPDADRPHHCLECGKTFRLISSLKKHIRIHTGEKPYPCGVCGRRFRESGALKTHLRIHTGEKPYSCSDCPKIFRHLDGLRKHQRTHTGDKPYVCAICGKRLSRLQHLKHHQRIHTGEKPCSCPFCNRTFKEPAALRKHVRTHREESGNMEAGVGDDPESLDNINSLHPAAPSPQMRFDEWGAEGDDVDCV